In one window of Tubulanus polymorphus chromosome 3, tnTubPoly1.2, whole genome shotgun sequence DNA:
- the LOC141902568 gene encoding sialate:O-sulfotransferase 2-like, with the protein MFTKTLLIALAFIMVVGADSSAEFRKYVGCYKDSHKRDMIASGARDRKGMTVGKCITICKGKGYRFAGLQFSWQCFCSNRVGYNGPAEESECNKRCTGNRREICGGSWRNSVYSTMRSSKHL; encoded by the exons ATGTTTACAAAAACTCTGTTAATCGCGTTGGCGTTCATTATGGTCGTTGGTG CTGATAGTTCGGCAGAATTTCGGAAGTATGTCGGATGTTATAAGGACAGCCACAAGAGAGATATGATAGCGAGTGGGGCACGTGATAGGAAAGGCATGACTGTCGGCAAATGCATAACTATTTGTAAGGGCAAAG gatatAGATTTGCCGGTCTTCAGTTTAGTTGGCAATGTTTCTGTAGTAATCGCGTCGGTTATAATGGCCCGGCAGAAGAATCTGAATGCAATAAGCGTTGCACAGGAAACAGGCGAGAAATATGTGGAGGCAGTTGGAGAAACTCGGTATACTCCACTATGCGCTCATCTAAACACTTGTAA